A single window of Deinococcus sp. KSM4-11 DNA harbors:
- the rpsJ gene encoding 30S ribosomal protein S10 produces the protein MVAPKIRIKLRGFDHKALDQSASKIVDTVRRTGADVSGPVPLPTRIRRFCVLRSPFIDKDSREHFEIRTHNRLVDIMNPTKKTIDSLMTLDLPTGVDIEIKTVGGRA, from the coding sequence ATGGTTGCCCCCAAGATCCGTATCAAACTGCGTGGCTTCGACCACAAGGCGCTGGATCAGTCCGCGAGCAAGATCGTGGACACGGTTCGGCGCACCGGCGCGGACGTGAGTGGCCCCGTGCCGCTCCCCACCCGCATCCGCCGCTTCTGCGTGCTGCGTAGCCCCTTCATCGACAAGGACAGCCGCGAGCACTTCGAGATCCGCACGCACAACCGTCTGGTGGACATCATGAACCCCACCAAGAAGACGATCGACAGCCTGATGACCCTCGACCTGCCGACCGGCGTGGACATCGAGATCAAGACCGTGGGGGGCCGCGCATGA